The Deltaproteobacteria bacterium HGW-Deltaproteobacteria-6 genome has a segment encoding these proteins:
- the pstC gene encoding phosphate ABC transporter permease subunit PstC: MRSSLIFVNAVAIVILAGLFIKSLPILDKTSLGELLLSSSWHPLKGEFGFYPFIISTIEVTTIAMTLAIPVCLLAAIFLSEYAHARIREFLRLIIDILAGIPSVVYGLCGVIVVVPFVKYIGQLLGYQTTGYSLLSGGIVLAVMVSPFIISVSVEVLRSVPFEARESTLALGATKWEAIKYVVLKSSLRGIIAAVVLGFSRAFGETIAVLMVVGNVAAVPQTLFDPAYPLPALIANNYGEMMSIPLYDSALLLAALVLMLVVGIFSLTAHFTLLRMGWKSR; this comes from the coding sequence ATGCGCTCGAGCCTCATTTTTGTGAATGCGGTGGCCATCGTTATTCTGGCAGGGCTTTTCATAAAGTCCCTGCCGATTCTTGATAAGACATCCCTCGGCGAGTTGCTGCTTTCCTCTTCCTGGCATCCTCTCAAGGGGGAGTTCGGATTTTATCCGTTCATCATCAGCACAATCGAGGTTACGACAATTGCGATGACGCTGGCGATACCGGTCTGTCTGCTGGCGGCGATTTTTCTTTCTGAATACGCCCATGCCCGTATTCGCGAATTTCTCCGCCTTATCATTGATATTCTTGCGGGTATTCCGTCTGTTGTGTACGGCCTCTGCGGGGTTATTGTTGTGGTGCCCTTTGTGAAATATATTGGCCAGCTCCTGGGATACCAGACGACGGGCTACAGTCTTCTGTCCGGCGGCATCGTCCTCGCGGTGATGGTTTCACCCTTCATTATTTCCGTTTCGGTGGAAGTTCTCAGATCCGTCCCTTTCGAAGCAAGAGAAAGCACGCTTGCACTGGGGGCCACGAAATGGGAAGCCATTAAGTACGTTGTCCTGAAAAGTTCCCTGCGCGGTATTATTGCCGCCGTTGTTCTTGGTTTTTCACGGGCTTTTGGCGAAACGATCGCGGTACTTATGGTTGTGGGAAATGTGGCCGCCGTTCCCCAGACATTATTTGATCCCGCCTACCCGCTGCCCGCTCTCATTGCGAATAATTATGGGGAAATGATGTCCATTCCCCTTTATGATTCGGCGCTTCTGCTGGCGGCTCTGGTGCTGATGCTGGTGGTGGGAATTTTCAGTCTGACCGCTCATTTCACTTTGCTGCGTATGGGATGGAAGAGCCGATAA
- a CDS encoding phosphate ABC transporter substrate-binding protein → MKNIKRALCVLSILFIMGMVCAGCESKKEDNAKQSISSAGQKLQGTIRVSGAWALYPMMVKWAEEFSKIHPEVRVDVSAGGAGKGVADALAGLVDIGMVSREISPEEIQKNAFYVPVVKDAVFATVNEANPVLAKGLLVKGLKKKTFYDLWITGKTMTWGDVAGMPSKDRIQVYTRSDSCGAAEIWAKYLEGKKQEDLKGVGVYGDPGVAEAVKKDAFGIGFNNLNYAYDAKTGLPLKGIQVIPIDVNENGRVDDEEKLSNKKQAMQAVMSGSYPSPPARDLYILSNGKFKGLSKEFVKWILTDGQKFVEEVGYIKPADDKIKTALAKMEDQNIK, encoded by the coding sequence ATGAAAAATATTAAAAGGGCTTTGTGTGTATTATCCATATTGTTCATCATGGGCATGGTCTGTGCGGGCTGTGAATCAAAAAAAGAAGACAACGCGAAACAATCAATTTCCTCTGCTGGTCAAAAGCTTCAGGGAACCATCCGGGTTTCCGGCGCCTGGGCTCTTTATCCCATGATGGTGAAATGGGCTGAAGAATTTTCGAAAATTCATCCGGAGGTTCGCGTTGACGTATCGGCCGGCGGCGCGGGAAAAGGCGTCGCTGATGCCCTGGCCGGTCTTGTCGATATCGGAATGGTCTCGAGGGAGATCAGCCCCGAAGAGATTCAGAAGAATGCCTTTTATGTTCCTGTCGTAAAAGATGCCGTGTTTGCGACGGTGAATGAAGCTAATCCAGTTCTGGCCAAGGGATTGCTGGTCAAAGGTCTTAAAAAGAAAACATTTTATGATCTCTGGATTACGGGCAAAACTATGACCTGGGGCGACGTTGCCGGTATGCCGTCCAAAGATAGAATTCAGGTTTATACCAGATCCGACTCCTGCGGTGCCGCTGAAATATGGGCAAAGTATCTGGAGGGCAAGAAACAGGAAGATCTCAAAGGTGTTGGTGTTTACGGAGACCCCGGTGTTGCCGAAGCGGTTAAAAAAGACGCTTTCGGCATCGGTTTCAACAACCTGAATTATGCTTACGATGCAAAGACCGGTCTTCCCCTGAAGGGGATTCAGGTCATACCCATCGATGTTAATGAGAATGGACGGGTTGATGACGAGGAAAAATTGAGCAATAAAAAGCAGGCGATGCAGGCTGTCATGTCCGGAAGTTATCCGTCACCGCCGGCGAGAGATCTCTATATTCTTTCCAATGGAAAATTTAAAGGCCTTTCTAAAGAATTTGTTAAATGGATTTTGACGGATGGACAAAAATTTGTTGAAGAAGTAGGTTATATCAAACCGGCCGACGATAAAATTAAAACCGCTCTGGCCAAGATGGAAGATCAAAACATCAAATGA
- a CDS encoding dehydrogenase, with protein MEIPRKMRAAILVEQKKPLIVDEVELPETLDYGQVLVRIFFSGICGSQIGEIDGAKGEDRFLPHLLGHEGSGEVMAIGPGVRHVRTGDQVIMHWRPGKGHEAATPRYSWRGKPLNAGFVTTFNEYAVVSENRVTVMPEDFDPRLATLFGCALTTGLGVVSNNAKVKMGESVVVFGAGGVGLNVIQGASLSSAYPIIGVDLYDNKLELARTFGATHLIHSGKQDARSEILKIVGAQGADVVIDNTGNTDIIAMAYELTAAQGRTILVGVPRKGNKISIYSLPLHFGKIMTGSHGGEAEPAVDIPKYMKLHQAGKLRLDGLITDCFDLADINMAISKMRSGEIAGRCLIDMNLKGAVNQ; from the coding sequence ATGGAAATACCCAGAAAGATGCGTGCAGCGATCCTTGTCGAACAGAAGAAGCCGTTGATTGTGGATGAGGTTGAACTGCCGGAAACGCTGGATTACGGACAGGTTCTGGTCCGGATTTTCTTCAGCGGGATCTGCGGATCGCAGATCGGTGAAATTGACGGCGCCAAAGGCGAAGACAGGTTTCTGCCTCACCTGCTTGGCCATGAGGGTTCAGGCGAGGTCATGGCAATCGGTCCGGGCGTTCGTCATGTGCGGACTGGTGATCAGGTGATTATGCACTGGCGGCCCGGGAAAGGCCATGAAGCCGCGACTCCACGGTATTCGTGGCGGGGCAAACCGCTCAATGCGGGTTTCGTGACGACGTTTAACGAGTATGCCGTTGTTTCGGAGAATCGTGTGACGGTCATGCCCGAAGATTTTGATCCAAGGCTGGCCACGCTTTTCGGATGTGCCCTGACCACAGGTCTCGGTGTTGTTTCCAACAACGCCAAAGTGAAGATGGGTGAGTCCGTTGTGGTTTTCGGCGCGGGGGGGGTCGGCCTCAACGTTATCCAGGGAGCTTCCCTGTCGTCTGCGTATCCGATTATCGGGGTTGATCTTTATGATAACAAACTGGAACTTGCGAGAACCTTCGGAGCGACACATCTCATCCATTCAGGAAAACAGGATGCACGGTCGGAAATTCTGAAAATTGTCGGAGCGCAGGGCGCCGATGTGGTTATCGATAACACAGGGAACACGGACATCATTGCCATGGCCTATGAACTGACGGCGGCGCAGGGCAGAACCATTCTGGTCGGCGTTCCCCGAAAGGGAAACAAGATATCCATTTATTCTCTGCCGCTTCATTTTGGAAAAATAATGACCGGATCGCATGGCGGCGAAGCCGAGCCAGCGGTTGACATTCCTAAATACATGAAACTCCATCAGGCGGGAAAACTCCGGCTTGACGGTTTGATTACGGATTGCTTTGATCTTGCGGATATCAACATGGCCATCAGTAAAATGCGTTCCGGCGAAATAGCCGGACGCTGCCTGATTGACATGAATCTAAAAGGAGCAGTGAATCAATGA
- a CDS encoding membrane-bound O-acyltransferase family protein, producing MLFNSYVFIFAFLPAVLLGFFLIGRLHKNAALFWLFGASLFFYGWWNRAFVLLILASIVVNYGFFRWLTRPRDSRPVHAKWVLTAGIVFNLGVLGYYKYADFFIGNVNNVTNSFFLLQHVIVPIGLSFYIFTQIACLVDSYRGEIKGGSFLEYCIFVCFFPQLTAGPIVRYQEIIPQFKETENHRLHFINLSVGLTIFFIGLFKKVILADNIAVYANVVFEAAGKGVNLTSAEAWLGALAFTFQLYFDFSGYSDMAIGLARMFNIVLPLNFFSPYKAKSIIEFWRCWHVTLSRFLRDYLYIPLGGNRKSTLRRYINVMVTMLLAGLWHGAGWTFVFWGGLHGGYLVINQAWHKIAGRIGVRVPERWQWLTGFCARALTFIAVVFAWVPFRAKSFSEAMVIFKGMTYDLVNLPMFLIGKIVKPGGIIVEAFPNIISSLPSNWFYYAFLVILITVLVVWFLPNTSELMSDFKPVLNSLNIKKGAFLQRLRWRPSLPWFAFILLIAAFCLSDLDNVREFLYYQF from the coding sequence ATGCTGTTTAACTCCTACGTCTTCATATTTGCCTTCCTGCCCGCTGTCCTGCTCGGATTCTTCCTGATTGGCAGGCTGCATAAAAATGCCGCGCTCTTCTGGCTGTTTGGCGCTTCCCTTTTTTTTTACGGCTGGTGGAATCGTGCCTTTGTCCTTCTTATCCTTGCTTCCATTGTCGTTAATTATGGATTTTTCAGATGGCTGACGCGTCCCCGCGACAGCCGCCCGGTTCACGCAAAATGGGTGCTGACCGCCGGAATCGTTTTTAATCTGGGGGTGCTGGGATATTATAAATACGCCGATTTTTTTATCGGAAACGTCAATAATGTTACTAATTCGTTTTTTCTTTTGCAGCATGTCATTGTGCCCATTGGTCTCAGTTTTTATATTTTCACGCAGATTGCCTGTCTGGTGGATAGTTACCGGGGCGAAATCAAAGGGGGCAGTTTTCTCGAATATTGCATCTTTGTCTGTTTTTTTCCCCAACTGACGGCCGGGCCGATTGTCCGTTATCAGGAGATTATTCCGCAGTTTAAAGAAACGGAAAACCACCGTCTGCATTTCATCAATCTGTCCGTCGGATTAACCATTTTTTTTATCGGTCTTTTTAAAAAGGTTATTCTGGCCGACAATATTGCCGTTTATGCCAATGTGGTCTTTGAAGCGGCGGGCAAAGGGGTCAACCTCACATCAGCTGAAGCCTGGCTGGGAGCTCTTGCTTTTACGTTTCAGCTTTATTTTGATTTTTCCGGTTATTCGGACATGGCCATCGGCCTGGCCCGCATGTTTAACATTGTTCTGCCCCTCAATTTCTTCTCTCCGTACAAAGCAAAAAGTATCATTGAATTCTGGCGCTGCTGGCATGTAACGCTTTCCCGCTTCCTGAGGGACTATCTGTATATTCCATTGGGCGGGAACCGTAAGAGCACTCTGCGGCGCTACATCAATGTCATGGTTACAATGCTTCTGGCCGGTCTGTGGCACGGTGCCGGCTGGACTTTTGTCTTCTGGGGCGGTCTGCATGGGGGATATTTGGTCATCAATCAGGCCTGGCATAAAATTGCCGGCCGAATCGGCGTCCGGGTGCCGGAACGATGGCAATGGCTGACCGGATTTTGTGCTCGCGCTCTAACGTTTATTGCTGTGGTATTTGCCTGGGTGCCTTTCCGCGCCAAATCCTTTTCCGAAGCCATGGTGATATTCAAGGGTATGACCTATGACCTTGTTAACCTGCCGATGTTTTTGATAGGTAAGATAGTTAAACCCGGTGGAATAATCGTAGAGGCTTTTCCCAATATTATTTCATCGCTGCCGTCTAATTGGTTCTATTACGCGTTTTTAGTAATTCTCATTACAGTATTAGTCGTCTGGTTTCTGCCTAATACAAGTGAATTGATGTCTGATTTTAAACCGGTTCTTAATTCCTTGAACATAAAAAAGGGCGCTTTCCTGCAGCGTTTACGCTGGAGGCCCAGCCTGCCCTGGTTCGCATTTATTCTGCTGATTGCCGCTTTCTGTCTGAGCGATCTGGATAATGTCCGGGAGTTTCTCTATTATCAGTTTTGA
- a CDS encoding SAM-dependent methyltransferase has protein sequence MSYIDFLSVIHKSTKRDYLARVNDPEYPKAKAAELAKRWAFDYWDGDRRICYGGYRYMAGRWAPVAKAMIDHYGIKPGDKILDIGCGKGFLLYEISLLVPGVEIYGIDISDYAIANAKEEIKDRLKVGNANQLPFPDNYFDFVYSITTLHNLHCYDLDKALREMQRVGRDKKYLCVESYRNEIEKANLLYWQVTCEAFNTPEEWQWWFDLCGYTGDHSFIYFE, from the coding sequence ATGTCCTATATTGATTTTTTGTCCGTAATTCACAAAAGCACAAAGAGAGATTACCTGGCCCGGGTCAACGATCCGGAGTATCCCAAGGCCAAAGCGGCCGAACTGGCCAAGAGATGGGCCTTCGACTACTGGGACGGCGACCGCAGAATCTGTTACGGCGGCTACCGTTATATGGCGGGGCGCTGGGCTCCCGTAGCCAAAGCAATGATCGATCACTACGGCATTAAGCCGGGTGATAAAATTCTGGATATCGGCTGCGGCAAGGGCTTTTTACTCTATGAGATTTCGCTGCTGGTCCCCGGCGTCGAAATTTACGGGATCGACATATCCGATTACGCGATCGCTAATGCCAAGGAAGAAATCAAAGATCGCCTGAAAGTCGGAAATGCAAACCAGTTGCCCTTTCCCGACAACTATTTTGATTTTGTTTACTCCATTACAACATTGCACAACCTGCATTGTTATGACCTGGACAAGGCCCTTCGCGAAATGCAGCGGGTCGGCAGAGACAAAAAATACCTCTGTGTTGAATCCTATCGGAACGAAATCGAAAAAGCCAACCTGCTTTACTGGCAGGTCACCTGCGAAGCATTCAATACTCCGGAAGAATGGCAGTGGTGGTTTGATCTCTGCGGATATACCGGCGATCATTCTTTTATTTATTTTGAATAG
- a CDS encoding aminoglycoside phosphotransferase family protein, which yields MQDKSDKALLDVCSRAARLFSSIGAAAGTELVPLGLGGNNRIYRVEAGSRTYVLKEYFRHPGDTRDRLGSEFALARFAWTNGLRCIPEAIACDTTEGLGLFEFIDGERILPGTLSRTDIGQARAFIASLNRFRETPEARELPLGSEACFSIHQHLAVVKRRIDRINGINPALPIDREALAFVRAELAPAFGQITEKILLQLTEEGMEPDAELLPEQRVISPSDFGFHNALRRPDGTIAFLDFEYAGWDDPAKLTGDFFSQVAVPVPVMYKDEVLDSIADIFSERESTLRRMTLLLPVYRIKWCCILLNHFLPVASDRRIFAQGAAGKQKKEQLTKAKQLLTSLQQLDAGRKRN from the coding sequence ATGCAGGATAAGTCGGATAAGGCACTCCTTGACGTGTGTTCCCGGGCCGCACGGCTTTTTTCCTCGATCGGCGCCGCAGCAGGCACTGAACTGGTTCCGCTGGGCCTGGGGGGGAACAACCGGATTTACCGCGTGGAAGCCGGCTCCCGGACTTATGTTCTCAAAGAATATTTTCGTCATCCCGGAGATACCCGCGACCGCCTGGGGTCGGAATTCGCGCTGGCCAGATTTGCCTGGACCAATGGATTGCGCTGTATTCCTGAAGCGATCGCCTGCGACACGACGGAAGGACTTGGTCTTTTCGAATTCATTGATGGGGAGCGAATCCTTCCGGGAACACTTTCCCGGACAGACATCGGTCAGGCCCGGGCGTTTATTGCCTCATTGAACCGTTTCCGGGAGACGCCGGAAGCCCGTGAACTTCCCCTGGGGTCCGAAGCCTGTTTTTCCATCCATCAACATTTAGCCGTAGTTAAAAGAAGAATTGACCGGATCAATGGAATCAATCCTGCCCTGCCGATAGACCGGGAAGCCCTGGCATTTGTGCGGGCGGAGCTTGCGCCGGCTTTCGGACAGATTACGGAGAAAATACTTCTGCAACTAACGGAGGAAGGTATGGAGCCGGATGCCGAATTGTTGCCGGAGCAGCGCGTGATCTCTCCTTCGGATTTCGGATTTCACAATGCTTTGCGGCGTCCGGACGGCACGATTGCCTTCCTGGATTTTGAATACGCGGGTTGGGATGATCCGGCCAAGCTGACCGGAGATTTTTTCAGTCAGGTGGCGGTGCCGGTTCCCGTCATGTATAAGGATGAGGTGCTGGATTCCATCGCCGATATTTTTTCCGAACGCGAGTCGACGCTGAGAAGAATGACCCTTCTGCTGCCGGTCTATCGCATTAAATGGTGCTGTATCCTGCTTAATCATTTTCTTCCTGTCGCCTCAGACAGGAGGATCTTTGCTCAGGGCGCGGCGGGTAAACAAAAAAAAGAACAGCTGACCAAGGCCAAACAATTGCTGACATCGCTTCAACAATTGGACGCCGGGAGAAAAAGGAATTAG
- a CDS encoding transketolase, giving the protein MRNAFAKELTRLAGEDSRIVLLSGDIGNRLFDDYKKNFPDRFYNCGVAEANMTSMAAGMAMSGLRPITYTITAFNTIRCFEQIKIDIAYHNLPVIVAGVGSGLSYAELGATHHSCEDIACLRSLPNMQIINPADPLEARLALRAALRQDQPVYLRLGKKGEPALYDAEPSFAIGSGVVMREGKDVCLLGTGTIMSVVLAAAAALEARGISTKVINFHTLKPLDESLLDRVFSEVRLVATVEEHNLIGGFGSAVAEWLSRGPAKRARLLCKGVSDQFFCMAGKQDYAREHFGLTPDGIAGDVEYRLKAINDRRD; this is encoded by the coding sequence ATGAGAAATGCCTTTGCGAAGGAACTGACCAGACTGGCGGGAGAAGACAGTCGCATCGTATTGCTTTCCGGCGACATCGGGAACCGCCTCTTTGATGATTACAAGAAGAACTTTCCGGATCGTTTTTACAATTGCGGCGTTGCCGAGGCGAATATGACCAGCATGGCTGCGGGCATGGCTATGAGCGGACTGCGGCCGATTACCTATACTATTACGGCCTTCAACACGATCCGCTGTTTCGAACAGATTAAAATCGATATCGCCTACCACAATCTCCCGGTGATTGTTGCCGGTGTGGGCAGCGGTCTGTCTTATGCGGAACTTGGGGCGACGCACCACTCCTGCGAAGACATTGCCTGTCTGCGCAGTCTGCCCAATATGCAGATTATCAATCCGGCGGACCCCTTGGAAGCCCGTCTGGCCCTGCGCGCGGCCTTGCGGCAGGATCAACCGGTTTATTTACGGTTGGGGAAAAAAGGCGAGCCCGCTCTCTATGATGCGGAACCTTCCTTTGCCATCGGCAGCGGCGTCGTCATGCGGGAAGGAAAAGATGTCTGTCTGCTCGGGACCGGTACGATCATGTCTGTGGTGCTGGCGGCGGCAGCGGCGTTGGAAGCCCGGGGAATCTCCACAAAAGTTATTAATTTTCACACCCTCAAACCCCTGGATGAGTCCCTGCTGGACCGGGTATTTTCCGAAGTCCGGCTGGTCGCGACCGTGGAAGAACATAATTTGATCGGCGGCTTCGGCAGTGCCGTGGCGGAATGGCTTTCCCGGGGTCCGGCGAAACGGGCGCGCCTGCTCTGCAAGGGGGTTTCCGATCAGTTCTTTTGTATGGCAGGCAAGCAGGATTATGCACGCGAACACTTTGGCCTCACGCCGGACGGGATCGCAGGCGACGTGGAATATCGTCTGAAAGCAATCAATGATCGTAGGGATTGA
- a CDS encoding transketolase, giving the protein MTSLSIDQLDQTAREIRGMLVEMSHRTGGAHLGSALSCVDIMVALFWQKLSINPAKPDDPLRDRFILSKGHAATALYVTLARRGFFPLETLADYACHGSCLPEHPSPHCVPGVEAATGSLGHGLSLGLGMALAGRIQKQSYNVYVLMSDGECNEGSVWEAAMFAPAQRIGNVVAVIDFNKWQATGRSREVMAIDPLKEKWEAFGWSAYEVDGHDLTALVETLKGLPDGSGRPTVIIAHTVKGKGVSFMEDDNNWHYRIPTAEEVLKARKELRLT; this is encoded by the coding sequence ATGACGTCATTATCAATCGATCAGTTGGACCAGACAGCCCGGGAAATCAGGGGTATGCTGGTGGAAATGTCCCACCGGACCGGCGGCGCCCACCTGGGATCGGCGCTTTCCTGCGTGGATATCATGGTGGCGCTCTTCTGGCAAAAGCTGTCCATTAATCCCGCGAAGCCCGATGATCCTCTGCGCGACCGCTTTATTCTCAGCAAGGGGCACGCGGCCACGGCCCTCTATGTAACATTGGCCAGGCGGGGATTTTTCCCTCTGGAGACGCTTGCGGATTACGCCTGTCATGGAAGCTGCCTGCCGGAGCACCCGAGTCCGCATTGTGTCCCGGGTGTGGAAGCGGCCACGGGTTCTCTGGGGCACGGCCTGTCTCTGGGACTGGGAATGGCACTGGCCGGCCGCATTCAGAAACAGTCCTATAATGTTTATGTCCTCATGAGCGATGGTGAGTGTAATGAAGGTTCCGTCTGGGAGGCGGCCATGTTCGCTCCGGCACAGCGTATCGGCAACGTTGTTGCCGTTATCGATTTCAATAAATGGCAGGCGACCGGACGAAGCCGCGAAGTCATGGCCATCGACCCTTTGAAAGAAAAATGGGAAGCATTCGGATGGAGCGCTTATGAAGTGGACGGACACGACTTGACCGCCCTCGTTGAGACTCTGAAGGGGTTGCCCGATGGCAGCGGCAGACCGACCGTCATCATTGCTCATACGGTAAAGGGGAAGGGTGTATCGTTTATGGAAGACGACAATAACTGGCACTACCGTATCCCCACGGCGGAAGAAGTCCTGAAAGCCAGAAAGGAGCTGCGTCTGACATGA
- a CDS encoding NAD-dependent epimerase/dehydratase codes for MHILVTGGCGYIGSVLTPKLLNLGHSVTVYDIQWFGNFLPEHKNLKVIRGDIRNTDEIPMEGIDAIIHLANIANDPCGDLNAKLAWEVNVLATMGMVEKAIAHKVKQFILSSSGSVYGVKDELKVTEDLSLVPISDYNKTKMISERVLLSYKDLITVQCVRPATVCGFSPRMRLDVSVNMLTMQALTNGRITVFGGDQTRPNIHIQDITNVFIHFLNLGDKAPGVFNAGFENISILDIAKRVTEHVPAEIIVSESNDPRSYRINSDKLLSTGFTQKYTVNDAILGIIEAFRAGDLKDRDLWYNIRTMKQIENLE; via the coding sequence ATGCATATTCTAGTAACAGGTGGTTGCGGCTATATCGGCAGTGTTTTAACACCGAAACTCTTAAACCTGGGTCACAGCGTGACCGTTTATGACATTCAATGGTTCGGCAATTTCCTTCCCGAACATAAGAATTTAAAAGTTATCCGGGGCGATATCCGCAACACGGATGAGATCCCCATGGAGGGCATCGATGCCATCATCCATCTGGCCAATATTGCCAACGACCCCTGCGGGGATCTTAATGCGAAATTAGCATGGGAGGTCAATGTTCTGGCAACCATGGGCATGGTGGAAAAGGCCATTGCGCATAAGGTAAAACAATTTATCTTATCCAGCTCCGGCAGTGTCTACGGCGTTAAGGATGAACTAAAGGTAACGGAAGACCTTTCCCTGGTTCCGATTTCCGACTACAACAAGACAAAAATGATCAGTGAGCGGGTCCTGCTGAGTTACAAAGATCTCATCACCGTTCAATGTGTCCGTCCCGCAACGGTCTGCGGTTTCTCGCCCCGCATGCGTCTTGACGTTTCCGTAAACATGCTGACCATGCAGGCCCTGACCAACGGACGAATCACCGTTTTCGGCGGGGACCAGACGCGTCCCAATATTCACATTCAGGACATTACCAATGTCTTTATTCATTTCCTGAATCTTGGCGACAAGGCGCCGGGCGTTTTCAATGCCGGATTTGAAAACATATCGATTCTGGACATCGCCAAGCGGGTGACGGAGCATGTGCCCGCGGAAATTATTGTTTCGGAATCAAATGATCCCCGATCCTATCGCATTAATTCCGATAAGCTGCTGTCAACGGGTTTTACTCAGAAGTACACGGTGAATGATGCAATTCTGGGAATCATCGAGGCTTTCCGGGCCGGTGATCTGAAAGACCGCGACCTCTGGTATAATATCAGAACCATGAAACAAATTGAGAATCTGGAATAA
- a CDS encoding dTDP-glucose 4,6-dehydratase — protein MSEKVMVIGSNSFSGASFVDYLLGEGIETIGISRSPEPHAVFLPYKKRDTSGFRFFELDLNRDLDRIMKIIDEQRPDYVVNFAAQSMVAESWRNPVHWFQTNVVATIQLHDELRKRDFLKKYVHVSTPEVYGSCEGLVRESTNYNPSTPYAVSRAAADMSLMSFQKAYGFPVAFTRAANVYGPGQQLYRIIPRTILFFLIGRKLQLHGGGHSIRSFIHFRDVADGTLRVARQASPGEIYHFSTARNLSIRNLVEMIAAQLGASFDENVEVVGERLGKDAAYTLDSTSAREKLQWQDKISLEQGIEETIAWVKDNLEEIKRQPFDYIHKP, from the coding sequence ATGAGTGAAAAAGTAATGGTCATAGGGAGCAATTCGTTCTCCGGCGCCAGTTTTGTGGATTATCTCCTGGGAGAAGGAATTGAAACGATTGGGATCAGCCGTTCACCGGAGCCCCACGCTGTATTCCTTCCCTACAAGAAAAGAGACACATCCGGATTCCGGTTCTTTGAGCTGGATCTCAATCGCGATCTGGACAGGATTATGAAAATCATCGACGAGCAGCGCCCGGACTACGTGGTAAACTTTGCCGCCCAATCCATGGTGGCGGAAAGCTGGCGAAATCCGGTCCACTGGTTTCAGACCAATGTTGTCGCCACCATTCAACTCCATGATGAATTGCGTAAGAGAGACTTTTTGAAGAAATATGTTCATGTCTCCACCCCGGAAGTTTACGGTTCCTGCGAGGGACTCGTCAGGGAAAGCACGAACTACAATCCCAGCACACCCTATGCCGTTTCCCGCGCCGCGGCGGATATGAGTTTGATGAGCTTTCAAAAAGCCTATGGTTTCCCGGTGGCGTTTACCCGGGCAGCCAATGTTTACGGACCGGGACAGCAACTTTATCGAATTATTCCCAGGACGATTCTATTTTTTCTGATCGGCCGGAAACTTCAACTGCATGGCGGAGGGCATTCCATCCGTTCTTTTATTCACTTCCGTGACGTTGCCGATGGAACGCTCCGTGTCGCAAGACAGGCGTCGCCGGGGGAAATATATCACTTTTCGACGGCCAGAAACCTTTCCATCAGGAATCTCGTGGAAATGATTGCCGCTCAGCTAGGGGCGTCGTTCGACGAGAATGTGGAAGTTGTGGGTGAACGCCTGGGTAAGGACGCCGCCTACACGCTGGACAGTACCAGCGCCAGAGAAAAACTGCAATGGCAGGACAAAATCAGCCTCGAGCAGGGTATTGAAGAAACGATTGCCTGGGTAAAAGACAATCTGGAAGAAATCAAGAGACAACCTTTTGACTATATTCATAAACCATAA
- a CDS encoding phosphoheptose isomerase, which translates to MKMNWLSNVDEITQRLRCLSALDGDKNSMPADDAFGRWIDLALNIRDRQNTIFLIGNGASASMASHVAADLAKNGHVHTEVFSDLSLITAIANDVSYDEVFAEPLRRRMRKGDMLVAISSSGRSMNVLKAADEAARLGGTVVTLSAMHPDNPLSGRGLINFYVSATTYGSAETCHAAILHHWIDKIVERNSI; encoded by the coding sequence ATGAAGATGAACTGGTTATCAAATGTCGATGAAATAACACAACGTCTCCGGTGTCTGTCCGCTTTGGACGGCGACAAGAACAGCATGCCCGCAGATGACGCTTTTGGCCGGTGGATCGATTTGGCGCTGAATATCAGAGACAGGCAAAATACCATATTTCTGATCGGCAACGGCGCCAGTGCTTCCATGGCCAGCCATGTTGCGGCCGACTTGGCAAAGAACGGCCATGTTCATACGGAAGTATTTTCCGATTTATCGTTGATTACGGCGATCGCGAATGACGTCAGTTATGACGAAGTCTTTGCCGAACCCTTGCGCCGTCGAATGAGAAAGGGCGACATGCTGGTCGCCATCAGTAGTTCCGGGCGGTCCATGAATGTCCTCAAAGCCGCGGACGAAGCAGCGAGATTGGGAGGCACCGTGGTGACGCTTTCGGCGATGCACCCGGATAATCCTTTGTCCGGCAGGGGATTGATAAATTTTTATGTTTCGGCAACAACTTACGGTTCCGCCGAAACATGCCATGCCGCCATTCTGCACCATTGGATCGATAAAATCGTGGAAAGGAATTCTATTTGA